From the Serratia nematodiphila DZ0503SBS1 genome, one window contains:
- the smrB gene encoding endonuclease SmrB codes for MKNKPPLSKDEQQLFRESVAGAKKLRQDTIVHRPPKPKVKQIAPQRLLQEQVDASYYFSDEYQPQLEEEGPTRYVRPGSSPYELKKLRRGDYSPELFLDLHGLTQLQAKQELGALIAACKREHVHCACVMHGHGKHILKQQTPLWLAQHPDVLAFHQAPKEWGGNAAILLLVELAE; via the coding sequence ATGAAGAACAAGCCCCCTCTGAGCAAAGACGAACAACAGCTCTTCAGAGAGTCGGTGGCGGGCGCGAAAAAGCTGCGCCAGGACACCATCGTCCACCGCCCGCCGAAGCCCAAGGTCAAACAGATTGCGCCGCAGAGGCTGCTGCAGGAGCAGGTCGATGCCAGCTATTATTTTTCAGATGAATACCAGCCGCAGCTGGAAGAGGAAGGCCCGACGCGCTACGTGCGCCCCGGCAGCAGCCCGTATGAGCTGAAGAAGCTGCGGCGCGGCGATTACTCGCCGGAGCTGTTTCTTGATTTGCACGGCCTGACCCAGCTGCAGGCCAAGCAGGAGCTGGGGGCGCTGATCGCCGCCTGCAAACGCGAGCACGTGCACTGCGCCTGCGTGATGCATGGGCACGGCAAACACATCCTCAAACAGCAAACGCCGCTGTGGCTGGCGCAGCACCCCGACGTGCTGGCGTTCCACCAGGCGCCGAAGGAATGGGGTGGCAACGCCGCCATCCTGCTGTTGGTGGAGCTGGCCGAGTAG
- the mepA gene encoding penicillin-insensitive murein endopeptidase, giving the protein MKNWMLGLVALTASASAMALTPWQKIDHPVAGAPQAVGGFANGCVIGAQPLPLNSPNYQVMRTDQRRYFGHPDLLAFIQRLSSQASQKALGTVLIGDMAMPAGGRFSSGHASHQSGLDVDIWLQLPRQRWSAQQLLKPQPIDLVSGDGKQVVARQWQPQIESLIKLAAQDAEVTRIFVNPAIKQRLCLDAGADRAWLHKVRPWFGHRAHMHVRLRCPAGSLECQEQDTPPPGDGCGAELASWFVPHQPNAKPGKSVPPPLPPTCQALLDHHFSAE; this is encoded by the coding sequence ATGAAAAACTGGATGTTGGGCCTGGTGGCCCTGACGGCCTCCGCCTCCGCCATGGCGCTGACGCCGTGGCAGAAAATCGATCATCCGGTGGCCGGTGCGCCGCAGGCGGTGGGCGGTTTCGCCAACGGCTGCGTCATCGGCGCGCAGCCGTTGCCGCTGAACTCACCGAACTACCAGGTGATGCGTACCGACCAGCGCCGCTATTTCGGCCATCCGGATCTGCTGGCGTTCATTCAGCGCCTCAGCAGTCAGGCGAGTCAGAAAGCGCTGGGCACGGTGCTGATCGGCGACATGGCGATGCCGGCCGGCGGGCGCTTCAGCAGCGGCCACGCCAGCCACCAGTCGGGGCTCGACGTCGACATTTGGCTGCAGCTGCCGCGCCAGCGCTGGAGCGCGCAGCAATTGCTGAAACCGCAGCCGATCGACCTGGTGTCGGGCGACGGCAAGCAGGTGGTGGCGCGCCAATGGCAACCGCAAATTGAGTCGCTGATCAAGCTGGCGGCGCAGGATGCGGAGGTGACGCGTATCTTCGTCAACCCGGCGATCAAGCAGCGTCTGTGTCTGGACGCCGGCGCCGATCGCGCCTGGTTGCACAAGGTGCGGCCGTGGTTCGGTCACCGTGCGCACATGCACGTGCGCCTGCGTTGCCCGGCCGGCAGCCTGGAGTGCCAGGAGCAGGATACGCCGCCGCCGGGCGACGGCTGCGGCGCCGAACTGGCGAGCTGGTTCGTGCCGCATCAGCCTAACGCGAAGCCGGGCAAATCCGTGCCGCCGCCGTTACCGCCGACCTGTCAGGCATTGCTGGATCACCATTTCTCAGCGGAATAA
- the sixA gene encoding phosphohistidine phosphatase SixA, whose amino-acid sequence MQVLIMRHGEAALEAASDAVRPLTLCGRDESRQMAAWLNTKSVDIERVLVSPYLRAEQTLATVREALTLPEGEEVLPELTPGGNAEQVGSYLQALAMQGVSSVLIVSHLPLVGYLVAELCPGECPPMFATSAIANVDLPADGSYGKFEWQVSPSQVMAKV is encoded by the coding sequence ATGCAAGTTTTGATTATGCGTCACGGAGAGGCGGCGCTCGAGGCAGCCAGCGATGCGGTAAGGCCCCTTACCCTGTGCGGCCGCGACGAGTCCCGTCAGATGGCGGCCTGGTTGAACACCAAGTCTGTGGATATTGAACGCGTGCTGGTCAGCCCCTATCTGCGGGCCGAACAGACGCTGGCGACGGTGCGTGAAGCCTTGACGCTGCCGGAGGGCGAAGAAGTGTTGCCCGAGCTGACGCCGGGCGGCAACGCCGAACAGGTCGGCAGCTATCTGCAGGCGCTGGCGATGCAAGGGGTGAGCTCGGTGCTGATCGTGTCGCACCTGCCGCTGGTGGGGTATCTGGTGGCCGAACTGTGCCCGGGCGAGTGCCCGCCGATGTTCGCGACCTCGGCGATTGCCAACGTCGATCTGCCGGCGGACGGCAGCTACGGCAAGTTTGAATGGCAGGTCAGCCCATCGCAGGTGATGGCCAAAGTGTGA
- the mnmC gene encoding bifunctional tRNA (5-methylaminomethyl-2-thiouridine)(34)-methyltransferase MnmD/FAD-dependent 5-carboxymethylaminomethyl-2-thiouridine(34) oxidoreductase MnmC produces MNHAPIQTATLTWNEQGTPVSKQFDDVYFSNQDGLEETRYVFLHGNRLPQRFAAHPRSLFVVAETGFGTGLNFLTLWQAFAGFRQAGPDATLQRLHFISFEKFPLQQADLAAAHARWPELAPYADELRAQWPLPLPGCHRLLLAEGRITLDLWFGDVNDLLPQFDASMNNQVDAWFLDGFAPAKNPDMWTDQLFAAMARFARPGGSFATFTAAGFVRRGLQQAGFQVNRCKGFGQKREMLAGELPADTQPAAHPAPWYRRPAADNTADIALIGGGVASALTALALLRRGATVTLYCADEQAAEGASGNRQGAIYPLLNGSGDALESFFSAAFPFARRQYDALLQQGVAFDHQWCGVSQLAYDDKSGAKIANMLKTDWPQALATAADRETLSDRCGVDTGFGGITYPLGGWLCPAELTRGALALAQRQGLVCHYRHDAQRLAREENGWRIDFAHGDSRRHATVILANGHRLAELAPTEALPLYSVRGQVSHIPTSPALGQLKQVLCYDGYLTPVNANNGQHCIGASYQRGDTATDYREQEQQENRERLLRCLPEQTWPQQVDVSAHQARCGVRSATRDHLPMVGALPDYQATLAQYQDLQRQNQHGETVADAPVYPGLFAIGGLGSRGLSSAPLAAEILAAQLFGEPLPGDARLLAALNPNRMWVRKLLKGRAV; encoded by the coding sequence GTGAACCACGCCCCCATCCAAACCGCAACGCTAACCTGGAACGAACAGGGTACACCTGTTTCGAAACAGTTTGATGACGTCTATTTTTCCAATCAGGATGGGCTGGAAGAAACCCGCTACGTCTTCCTGCATGGCAATCGGCTGCCGCAGCGTTTCGCCGCCCACCCGCGCTCGCTGTTTGTCGTGGCGGAAACCGGGTTCGGCACCGGGCTCAATTTCCTCACGCTGTGGCAGGCCTTCGCCGGCTTCCGCCAGGCCGGGCCGGACGCGACGCTGCAGCGCCTGCACTTTATCAGCTTCGAAAAATTTCCCCTGCAGCAGGCTGACCTGGCGGCGGCGCATGCGCGCTGGCCGGAGCTGGCGCCTTACGCCGACGAACTGCGCGCCCAGTGGCCGCTGCCGTTGCCGGGGTGCCATCGCCTGCTGTTGGCCGAAGGCCGCATTACGCTCGATCTGTGGTTCGGCGACGTCAACGATCTGCTGCCGCAGTTTGACGCCAGCATGAATAACCAGGTGGATGCCTGGTTCCTCGACGGTTTCGCGCCGGCAAAAAATCCCGACATGTGGACCGATCAACTGTTCGCCGCCATGGCGCGTTTCGCCCGGCCGGGAGGCAGCTTCGCCACCTTTACCGCCGCCGGCTTCGTGCGCCGCGGCTTGCAACAGGCCGGTTTTCAGGTCAACCGCTGCAAAGGCTTCGGCCAAAAGCGTGAGATGCTCGCCGGCGAGCTCCCGGCCGATACGCAGCCCGCCGCACATCCGGCGCCCTGGTATCGACGCCCGGCGGCGGACAACACCGCCGACATCGCCCTGATCGGCGGCGGCGTCGCCAGCGCGCTCACTGCGCTGGCCCTGCTGCGGCGCGGCGCCACCGTCACGCTGTACTGCGCCGACGAACAGGCGGCGGAGGGGGCATCCGGCAACCGCCAGGGCGCGATTTATCCTTTGCTGAACGGCAGCGGCGACGCGCTGGAGAGTTTCTTCAGCGCCGCGTTTCCCTTCGCCCGTCGCCAGTACGACGCCCTGTTGCAACAAGGCGTCGCCTTTGATCACCAGTGGTGCGGCGTCAGCCAGTTGGCCTATGACGACAAAAGCGGCGCCAAGATCGCCAATATGCTGAAAACCGACTGGCCGCAGGCCTTGGCGACGGCGGCCGACCGCGAGACGCTCAGCGATCGGTGCGGCGTCGATACCGGCTTTGGCGGCATCACCTACCCGCTAGGCGGCTGGCTGTGCCCGGCCGAGCTGACGCGCGGCGCTCTCGCGCTGGCGCAGCGCCAGGGCTTGGTCTGCCACTACCGGCACGATGCACAGAGGCTGGCGCGTGAAGAAAACGGCTGGCGCATCGACTTCGCTCACGGCGACAGCCGACGCCATGCGACAGTGATCCTGGCCAACGGCCATCGGTTGGCCGAACTGGCGCCGACGGAAGCCCTGCCGCTGTATTCGGTACGCGGGCAGGTGTCGCATATTCCGACCTCGCCGGCCCTCGGTCAATTGAAACAGGTATTGTGTTACGACGGCTACCTGACGCCGGTTAATGCCAACAACGGCCAGCACTGCATCGGCGCCAGCTATCAGCGCGGCGACACCGCCACCGACTACCGCGAGCAGGAACAGCAAGAGAACCGCGAGCGTCTGCTGCGCTGTCTGCCGGAGCAGACCTGGCCGCAGCAGGTGGACGTCAGCGCTCATCAGGCGCGCTGCGGCGTGCGCAGCGCCACCCGCGATCATCTGCCGATGGTCGGCGCGCTGCCGGACTATCAGGCCACGCTGGCGCAGTATCAGGATTTGCAGCGCCAGAACCAGCACGGCGAAACCGTCGCCGATGCGCCGGTCTATCCCGGCCTGTTCGCTATCGGTGGGTTGGGATCGCGCGGGCTGAGCTCGGCGCCCCTGGCGGCGGAAATTTTGGCGGCGCAGCTGTTCGGCGAGCCGTTGCCGGGCGATGCGCGCCTGCTGGCGGCGTTGAATCCGAATCGGATGTGGGTGCGGAAATTGCTGAAAGGACGTGCGGTTTAA
- the fadJ gene encoding fatty acid oxidation complex subunit alpha FadJ — MSFENALHEQRAKPSAFQLTIRPDNIGVITIDVPGDKVNTLKAEFVEQVNDVLIRAQQHTALEGLVIVSGKPDSFIAGADITMIAACTSAKEAETLAKKGQSTLAQIAAFPVPVVAAIHGACLGGGLELALACHGRVCSLDDKTALGLPEVQLGLLPGSGGTQRLPRLIGAAKALDMILTGKHIRARQALRMGLVDDAVPQSILLQTAIERVKQGWKHQRELPWQDRLLNGPLGRNLLFSIVRKKTLAKTHGNYPAAERIIQVVRTGLDHGSASGYEAEARAFGELAMTPQSAALRSLFFASTALKKERGGNAQPHALHRVGILGGGLMGGGIACVTATRGGLPVRIKDINETGINHALKYSWDVLGKRVRSKRMRPAERQKQMMLISGSTDYTGFEQVDIVVEAVFEDLALKQQMVAEVEANCAPHTVFASNTSSLPIGHIAEQAQRPQQVIGLHYFSPVDKMPLVEVIPHAGTSEETIATTVALAHKQGKTAIVVGDSAGFYVNRILAPYINEAARCLLEGEPIESLDKALVDFGFPVGPITLLDEVGIDVGTKIIPVLVEALGPRFAAPAAFDAVLKDGRKGRKNGRGFYLYPSEGQQRQRRKRADTSLYTLLGVTPKAHMLPATVAQRCVMMMLNEAARCLDEGVIRSARDGDIGAVFGIGFPPFLGGPFRYMDELGAEKVVKTLDYLRQQHGEHFAPCERLQRMAQQGERFYPLGS; from the coding sequence ATGAGTTTCGAAAACGCATTGCATGAACAGCGCGCCAAACCGTCGGCCTTTCAACTGACGATCCGCCCCGACAACATCGGGGTGATCACCATCGACGTGCCGGGCGACAAGGTCAATACGCTCAAGGCCGAGTTCGTCGAACAGGTGAACGACGTGCTGATCCGGGCGCAGCAGCACACTGCACTGGAAGGGCTGGTGATCGTTTCCGGCAAGCCGGACTCGTTTATCGCCGGCGCCGACATCACCATGATCGCCGCCTGCACCAGCGCCAAAGAGGCGGAAACGCTGGCCAAGAAAGGGCAGAGCACGCTGGCGCAGATCGCCGCTTTCCCGGTGCCGGTGGTAGCGGCCATCCACGGCGCCTGCCTGGGCGGCGGGCTGGAATTGGCGCTGGCCTGCCACGGCCGCGTCTGTTCGCTGGATGACAAAACCGCGCTCGGTCTGCCGGAAGTGCAGCTGGGCCTGCTGCCGGGCTCTGGCGGCACTCAGCGCCTGCCGCGCCTGATAGGCGCCGCCAAGGCGCTGGACATGATCCTGACCGGCAAGCACATTCGCGCCCGCCAGGCGCTGCGCATGGGGCTGGTGGACGACGCCGTGCCGCAATCGATCCTGTTGCAGACCGCCATCGAGCGGGTGAAACAGGGCTGGAAACATCAGCGCGAGCTGCCGTGGCAGGATCGCCTGCTCAATGGCCCGTTGGGCAGAAATCTGCTGTTCAGCATCGTGCGCAAGAAAACGTTGGCGAAAACCCACGGCAACTACCCGGCGGCGGAGCGCATTATTCAGGTGGTGCGCACCGGGCTGGATCACGGCAGCGCCAGCGGCTATGAGGCCGAAGCGCGCGCCTTTGGCGAGCTGGCGATGACGCCGCAGTCGGCGGCGTTGCGCAGCTTGTTCTTCGCCTCCACCGCGCTGAAAAAAGAGCGGGGCGGCAATGCTCAGCCGCATGCCCTGCATCGCGTCGGCATTCTCGGCGGCGGCCTGATGGGCGGCGGCATCGCCTGTGTCACCGCCACGCGCGGCGGTTTGCCGGTGCGCATCAAAGACATCAATGAAACCGGCATCAATCACGCGCTGAAATACAGCTGGGACGTGCTCGGCAAACGGGTACGCAGCAAGCGCATGCGCCCGGCGGAGCGGCAAAAGCAGATGATGCTGATCTCCGGCTCTACCGATTACACCGGCTTTGAGCAGGTGGATATCGTGGTCGAGGCGGTGTTTGAGGATCTGGCGCTGAAACAGCAGATGGTGGCCGAGGTCGAAGCGAACTGCGCGCCGCATACCGTGTTCGCCTCCAACACCTCTTCGCTGCCTATCGGCCACATCGCTGAACAGGCCCAGCGGCCGCAGCAGGTGATTGGCCTGCACTACTTCAGCCCGGTGGATAAAATGCCGCTGGTGGAAGTGATCCCGCACGCCGGCACCAGCGAAGAGACCATCGCCACCACCGTGGCGCTGGCGCACAAGCAGGGCAAGACCGCCATCGTGGTGGGCGACAGCGCCGGTTTTTATGTCAACCGCATCCTGGCGCCGTACATCAACGAAGCGGCGCGCTGTCTGCTGGAAGGCGAGCCCATTGAGTCGCTGGACAAGGCGCTGGTGGACTTCGGTTTCCCGGTCGGCCCGATTACCCTGCTGGATGAAGTGGGCATCGACGTCGGCACCAAAATCATTCCGGTGCTGGTCGAGGCGCTGGGGCCGCGTTTCGCCGCGCCGGCCGCGTTCGATGCGGTGCTGAAGGACGGGCGTAAAGGGCGCAAGAACGGCCGCGGCTTCTATCTCTACCCGAGCGAAGGGCAGCAGCGGCAGCGGCGTAAACGTGCGGATACCTCATTGTATACGTTGCTCGGCGTCACGCCGAAGGCGCACATGCTGCCGGCGACCGTCGCCCAGCGCTGCGTGATGATGATGCTGAACGAAGCGGCTCGCTGCCTGGATGAAGGCGTGATCCGCAGCGCGCGCGACGGCGATATCGGTGCGGTGTTCGGCATCGGTTTCCCGCCGTTCCTCGGCGGCCCGTTCCGCTATATGGACGAGCTCGGCGCCGAGAAAGTGGTGAAGACGCTGGACTACCTGCGCCAGCAGCACGGCGAGCACTTCGCGCCGTGCGAGCGCTTGCAGCGCATGGCGCAGCAGGGCGAGCGCTTTTACCCGCTGGGGAGCTGA
- a CDS encoding sulfite exporter TauE/SafE family protein yields the protein MDWFVIGPEMLGVLFAVALLAGFIDSIAGGGGLLTVPALLAVGVPPAQALATNKLQSVGGSFSASLYFIRRRAVNLNDQKLTIFLTLIGSIAGAILVQHMRADVLRQMLPLLVIGIGLYFLLMPRLGEEDRQRRLGALPFGLVAGGCVGFYDGFFGPGAGSFYALAYVTLCGFNLAKSTAHAKVLNFTSNVGGLALFIIGGKVVWSIGLVMLVGQVLGARLGAHMVLTRGQKLIRPMIVIVSLVMSLKLLYDNHGAEIQQWLSAFLHG from the coding sequence ATGGACTGGTTCGTCATTGGCCCCGAGATGCTCGGGGTGTTGTTTGCGGTAGCGCTGCTGGCGGGGTTTATCGACTCCATCGCCGGCGGCGGCGGATTACTGACGGTGCCGGCCTTGCTGGCGGTGGGGGTTCCTCCGGCGCAGGCGCTGGCGACCAATAAGCTGCAGTCGGTCGGCGGCTCCTTCTCCGCCAGTCTGTACTTCATTCGTCGGCGAGCGGTGAACCTCAACGACCAGAAGCTGACGATTTTTCTGACGCTGATCGGCTCGATCGCCGGCGCTATTCTGGTGCAGCATATGCGCGCCGATGTGCTGCGGCAGATGTTGCCGCTGCTGGTGATCGGCATCGGTCTCTACTTCCTGCTGATGCCGCGACTGGGTGAGGAAGATCGTCAACGCCGCCTCGGCGCCTTGCCGTTCGGGCTGGTGGCCGGCGGCTGCGTCGGGTTTTACGACGGTTTCTTCGGCCCCGGCGCCGGCTCATTCTACGCGCTGGCCTACGTGACGCTGTGCGGTTTCAACCTCGCCAAGTCTACGGCGCACGCCAAAGTGCTGAACTTCACCTCCAACGTCGGCGGGTTGGCGCTGTTCATCATCGGCGGCAAGGTGGTGTGGAGCATCGGTCTGGTGATGCTGGTGGGGCAGGTGCTGGGGGCGCGTTTGGGCGCGCACATGGTGCTGACCCGCGGGCAGAAACTGATTCGGCCGATGATCGTGATCGTCTCACTGGTGATGAGCCTCAAGCTGCTGTACGACAATCACGGCGCAGAGATTCAGCAGTGGCTGTCCGCCTTCTTGCACGGTTAA
- the aroC gene encoding chorismate synthase yields MAGNSIGQIFRVTTFGESHGVALGCIVDGVPPGIPLTEADLQHDLDRRRPGTSRYTTQRREPDQVRILSGVFEGVTTGTSIGLIIENTDQRSQDYSAIKDVFRPGHADYTYEQKYGLRDYRGGGRSSARETAMRVAAGAIAKKYLQQKFGVQVRGYLAQIGDVTCELKDWDQVEQNPFFCPDPDKLEALDELMRALKKEGDSIGAKVSVIAENVPVGLGEPVFDRLDADLAHALMSINAVKGVEIGDGFAVVTKRGSENRDEITPEGFQSNHAGGILGGISSGQPVIAHLALKPTSSIMVPGRTINRQGEAVEMVTRGRHDPCVGIRAVPIAEAMMAIVLMDHLLRQRAQNGDVVSDVPRW; encoded by the coding sequence ATGGCAGGAAACAGTATTGGGCAGATTTTCCGCGTCACCACCTTCGGTGAATCTCACGGGGTGGCGCTGGGTTGTATCGTCGACGGCGTGCCGCCCGGCATCCCGCTCACCGAAGCCGATTTGCAACACGATCTGGACCGTCGTCGTCCGGGCACCTCGCGTTACACCACCCAGCGCCGTGAACCGGATCAGGTGCGCATTCTCTCCGGCGTATTTGAAGGCGTGACCACCGGCACCAGCATCGGTCTGATCATTGAAAACACCGATCAGCGCTCGCAAGACTACAGCGCCATCAAAGACGTGTTCCGTCCAGGGCATGCCGACTACACCTACGAACAGAAATACGGTCTGCGCGACTATCGCGGCGGCGGCCGCTCTTCGGCGCGTGAAACCGCCATGCGCGTCGCGGCGGGCGCTATCGCCAAGAAATACCTGCAGCAGAAGTTCGGCGTGCAGGTGCGCGGCTATCTGGCGCAGATCGGCGACGTGACCTGCGAGCTGAAAGATTGGGATCAGGTCGAACAGAACCCGTTCTTCTGCCCGGATCCGGACAAGCTGGAAGCGCTGGACGAACTGATGCGCGCGCTGAAAAAAGAGGGTGACTCCATCGGCGCCAAGGTCAGCGTGATTGCTGAAAACGTGCCGGTTGGCCTGGGTGAGCCGGTGTTTGACCGCCTCGATGCCGATCTGGCGCACGCGCTGATGAGCATCAACGCGGTGAAAGGCGTGGAGATCGGCGACGGGTTCGCCGTGGTGACCAAACGCGGCAGCGAAAACCGCGATGAAATCACCCCGGAAGGCTTCCAGAGCAACCATGCCGGCGGCATTCTCGGCGGCATCAGCAGCGGCCAACCGGTGATCGCGCATCTGGCGCTGAAGCCGACCTCCAGCATTATGGTGCCGGGGCGCACCATCAATCGCCAGGGCGAAGCGGTGGAAATGGTCACCCGCGGTCGCCACGATCCGTGCGTGGGCATCCGCGCCGTGCCGATCGCCGAAGCGATGATGGCGATCGTGTTGATGGATCACCTGCTGCGCCAGCGCGCGCAAAACGGTGATGTGGTTTCCGACGTACCGCGCTGGTAA
- a CDS encoding YfcL family protein has translation MIAEFEARILALIDDMVEHASDDELFAGGYLRGHLTLAVAEAEEQGEHTAAALKARVEESLHKAIAAGELSPPDQILVRGMWENLYQAATPAA, from the coding sequence ATGATCGCAGAATTTGAAGCGCGCATTTTGGCGCTGATTGATGACATGGTAGAGCACGCCAGCGATGATGAACTGTTTGCCGGTGGCTACCTGCGCGGTCATCTGACGCTGGCGGTGGCCGAGGCGGAAGAGCAGGGCGAACACACCGCCGCAGCGCTGAAAGCGCGGGTGGAGGAGAGCCTGCACAAAGCGATCGCCGCTGGGGAACTCTCGCCGCCGGATCAGATCCTGGTGCGCGGCATGTGGGAAAACCTCTATCAGGCTGCAACCCCTGCCGCCTGA
- the prmB gene encoding 50S ribosomal protein L3 N(5)-glutamine methyltransferase — MDKIFVDEAVNELHTIQDMLRWTVSRFNAANIYYGHGTDNPWDEAVQLVLPSLFLPLDIPEDMHTARLTSSERHRIVERVIRRVNERIPVAYLTNKAWFCGMEFYVDERVLVPRSPIGELINDRFSALIPHPPRHILDMCTGSGCIAIACGYAFPEAEVDAVDISSDVLAVTERNIQAHGVEHQVIPIRSDLFRDVPAIQYDLIVTNPPYVDAEDMSDLPQEFRFEPELGLAAGSDGLKLVRRILACAPDYLTDDGVLICEVGNSMVHLMEQYPDIPFTWLEFENGGDGVFMLTKQQLVDCKEHFSLYRS; from the coding sequence TTGGACAAAATTTTCGTCGACGAAGCAGTGAACGAACTGCACACCATTCAAGATATGCTGCGCTGGACGGTAAGCCGCTTCAACGCCGCCAATATCTATTATGGTCACGGAACCGATAATCCGTGGGACGAAGCGGTGCAATTGGTGCTGCCAAGCCTGTTCCTGCCGTTGGACATTCCGGAGGACATGCACACCGCCCGTCTGACTTCCAGCGAGCGCCATCGCATCGTTGAGCGCGTGATCCGCCGCGTCAACGAACGCATCCCGGTCGCCTATCTGACCAACAAGGCCTGGTTCTGCGGCATGGAATTTTACGTCGACGAGCGCGTGCTGGTGCCGCGTTCACCGATCGGCGAGCTGATCAACGATCGTTTCAGCGCGCTGATCCCGCACCCGCCGCGCCATATCCTCGACATGTGCACCGGCAGCGGCTGCATCGCCATCGCCTGCGGCTACGCTTTCCCGGAAGCGGAAGTGGACGCGGTGGACATCTCCAGCGACGTGCTGGCGGTAACCGAGCGCAATATTCAGGCGCACGGCGTCGAACATCAGGTGATCCCGATCCGTTCCGATCTGTTCCGCGACGTTCCCGCGATCCAGTACGATCTGATCGTCACCAACCCGCCGTACGTCGATGCGGAAGACATGTCGGATCTGCCGCAGGAGTTCCGCTTCGAGCCGGAACTGGGCCTGGCGGCGGGCAGCGATGGCCTGAAGCTGGTGCGCCGCATTCTGGCCTGCGCGCCGGACTACCTGACCGACGACGGCGTGCTGATTTGTGAAGTGGGCAACAGCATGGTACATCTGATGGAACAATATCCGGACATCCCGTTCACCTGGCTGGAATTCGAAAACGGCGGCGACGGCGTGTTCATGCTGACCAAGCAGCAGCTGGTGGATTGCAAGGAACACTTCAGCCTCTATCGCAGCTAA
- a CDS encoding elongation factor P hydroxylase, with protein sequence MSDTQTRHHYEQLIAIFNRCFSDDYNTRLVKGDDEPIYLPADDELPYHRIVFAHGFYASGLHEISHWCIAGDARRQLVDFGYWYCPDGRDAQTQSEFEAVEIKPQALEWMFCVAAGFPFNVSCDNLNGDCEPDRIAFQRKVRARVLALLEQGIPTRPARFIQALQSFYNTPPLAAEHFPYPEDLN encoded by the coding sequence ATGTCAGACACGCAGACCCGTCATCACTATGAGCAGTTGATCGCGATCTTCAATCGCTGCTTCAGCGATGACTACAACACCCGCCTGGTGAAGGGCGACGACGAACCCATTTACCTGCCGGCCGACGACGAACTGCCGTATCACCGCATCGTGTTCGCCCACGGTTTTTACGCCAGCGGCCTGCATGAAATTTCGCACTGGTGCATCGCCGGTGACGCGCGCCGTCAATTGGTGGACTTCGGCTATTGGTATTGCCCGGATGGACGGGACGCGCAGACCCAGAGCGAATTCGAAGCCGTGGAGATAAAACCGCAGGCGCTGGAATGGATGTTCTGCGTGGCGGCCGGTTTCCCGTTCAACGTCAGCTGCGACAACCTGAACGGCGACTGCGAGCCGGATCGCATCGCGTTCCAACGCAAGGTGCGCGCCCGGGTATTGGCGCTGCTGGAGCAGGGAATACCCACAAGGCCTGCGCGCTTTATTCAGGCGTTGCAATCGTTCTACAATACGCCACCGTTGGCGGCCGAGCACTTTCCGTATCCGGAAGATCTCAACTGA